The stretch of DNA AATTTGACTAAAGATATTCTATTCATCCTTGTTAAAATGTTGAAATAttgattaaaattattttcaaaaaatgttgaaatattgattaaaattattttcaaaaaatgttgctctaaatatttttaaaattttatttgtgattgaatatataaaataaagtgAATGCTTAAAATCAATCAgaaaatgattaaatattataattataatattgtaGTGTTAATTGTATGAAGACTACTGCAAATATAGCATTTTAATGTATAATCTCAATCGTAAATCatcataataatataattttatctTATTTTTATTCTAATAATTCGTAAACCAATTTTCACGTCTTTAAAATAGAATGAATTATTACAATATTATATGTAAGTATTGACTCTATAATTCAAAAGATATTATTTGTATTTGAATATATAAAGTCAATCGTGCTAGACGTAATTCATTTATTTACCAAATTAGTATGGTTAAAAAAACTCAGTGGTTGGATTTTTAATATTCATTtactttgaatttttatttttaacaaaaagTGTTGACacagacaaaaaaaaaagtaagtGTATTTAATCTACTCTAGAGGATTGTATTTAAGTGTATCGTTCCAGATTTATCGAATGTCCCAAAGGGACGGTTCTTTCTCTTCAGCACAACAGAGTTCATTTAAtatgtttaaaatattattctATTATTTGTACGTATAATAGTCTTTAAATTTAGATCCAACGATTATCATTGATCCTAACATGTAGGGTTTTATGTTTGACctcacataaaaatattttttaatgcaaTGATGGTCATTGAATTTAccatgaaaataatatttttaaagaaagaTGAACTAAACGAtacatataattaaaaatagaaACCCGTTCTAAAAGATAACATGTTGataacaaataaaatataaaagtttcaCTAATACACAACAGACGAGCAATCAACTAGTGTAATTTGTGAACTgttacatatacatatatatacatatatatacacacacacaaaaacacACACGTGCTCTTGTTTTCAAATGTTCCGGCATACGAGATATTGTCGTGTTCTTAAGCATCTGATTAAATTTTGTGATACCAGGAAACATGAAATAAGAATTTAACCTTTTGATTGGTCTCTTTTCTGGAGCAGCAAAAGCGGACACATTTGTTGCAGAAAAATGCATCAAAACTGTGCCCATAAACTGCAAATGCTACTATAATTTTTGCAATTACAGCGAAATTAATGGTAATAGTGATACATGAATGTGCAGAAACAAATTCATTCTTGATGTTAAACCATCTTTCATAACAGATTGAGATAAATTAGCTCTCATTTGTTTCTATTAAACAACACTAAAAAGCTTGAATCAGATCACAAATGGAAACACAACCAAGATTAAGACGATTTTATGCACCACACCCAGTGATCCCACGAGAATCAACATGTTGCACAATATGCAAATCTGGGGTATAGGCATCCGAGTCACCCCAAATAAATGATGCATCTGTTGTGTCCTTATTTGGCAGTCCTCGCTTTCCCCCGGATGAAGACCTTTCTATCCGCATTCCCACAGGACTCCCGTGAGATGTAAGGCAGCTTTCTGTGGAGCAATCAGCATGTTGCGGATGAAACTTGGGAGACATATGAGCTTGAAACGCATCTGAagattgtaatggatatggTTCATGAAGTGGATTTAAGGGAGCCGGGTTTGCTCCGTTTCCATGGCAACCATTTCCATAATCGTTTGTTGCTGCAGATCCAAGAATTTGATCTGCGAGCATTTTGCAGGCTCTTTCTAACATAGCCATGTACCTTTTCTCCGCGTCTTGACGAATTTGCAAATGTTTTTCAGCCTGCACAAAATTTGACTTTCAGAAGGGTTTTTGTGTCGAATTTCAAATATGAAATGGTGTGAAACGAATTTTTGGGAAATAAGTTGAAATCAAGGTGAAAGCCATTTTATGTAATTTTACAAGacataaaattaattttctaAGACGAAAAAACCAGAGCCTAAAATGTTTTGCAAGTCCACTTGCCAATGTATCACGAGGCAGATTGAGATATGAGCTTACTTCTACTTGCAAGTGCAGTTTACTTTGAACTTCCATTTGTGCCCTTAACGCCTccttgacttcataacccctaaaACAAAGGCAATATTTGACCCAATAACTAATTGAAGCAAAATGCGCATTTTACAAGCTGCCCAAGCAAGAACACAAACCCTTACTCATTCATGTCAGATGCTTGCATGTTTTGAGGAGAATCGGTTGCACGAGGGCTATCCAGATCGTATAAACCTGAAAGCCCCACCATTTGATGGATAAGAAATCAGTTGACTCTTTTGATATCGTAATCAAATAAATCTTACTTAAAACGTAAATAATACAATCTCTTTAGATACAAATATCAAAATGGCTTGTTCTTTTTTTATCGAATACAGATGTGGTCGAAATTTTCCATTCACTATATCCGCTTTGCTTGGGACTCGGGAGGTCAGGATTGAACAGGGCCAGAACGAATTGGGTTTACATGGCTTATCCTTTTTGGCTGAACAAATTGAGTCTACTTATTCAGGGATAGGGGTGACTAAACAGAATGGAATGATGCTGTGTATTCTATATATCCTATTGATTTTATAATTTGACTTCAAAGACCGTTCCAACAAATAAACAAAAAGCTGGACCTACCATCTTTAGAAGCCTCGCCGAATTCTTTCCCTGATTGCTTCCCTAATCGATATTTCTGCAATGATGTATGAATATCTGTTAAAAAACCTGGAAAAGGCATCAAACAATGCAACCACCACAGGGAACAAACAAGGCAAGCTCCATCTGCTGGATAATTAAGATACATAACTAAatagaaagaaaaataaaacctGGAGATGGCTTTTCAAATGAAACAGCGTCAATCCCTTGACACCCATAGTACGCATTATAGCCTTCGGAGTAGCCTCTGAAAACAGTCAATTTCTAGCAATCACTGGACTGAAACCCATATTGAGAAACAACTTATCTATGACAATTCAAATCCGCAAACTCATAAAGACTGTATAAAACAGAAAGCAGAAAATATTGGCATGGCATTTAAGTTCCTCTGAACAGGTAACCATTGAACATTTAACTTCCCTGGACCAGttcgattttttttaacaaaaaaaaaaccgaaCATTGACTTTCGACAAATGTTTCATCGTTGAAAAACAGAATGAAAGGAGAGACCACTGCCAAACTGCTATTGCTTATTTTTCATTCCCAAGTCGCAGGTTAATAAACAGAACCAAGTAAATTATCTCAGCCACCGGCTGAAGTCTTAGCTTTCAATACAACCAAGCCCACTAACGGATAGCTCACTAGCACATTCGCAATCCAATAGAGAAACCAAACTAAAACcaataataatcaaatcactCCATTTCATATGCTTCATATGCGTGCACCAAGCTTCATGAAAAAGCACTAATAGATGAAGCAACCGATTTTCCAAACGGAATAATGCACTGAGAGAACTGACAAACATAAGATTAttaccaagatcacataaataAGTTCAAGTTAATTTGACAATCCCGTAGAGTATAAGAAATTTGTTGACTAATCAAGTAACATAAAGATCCTTTGGTTCCAATTAACTTGGggaaaacaaaaaaagagagagagagaatgaAGAGGGGAAAGGTCGCTAACTGCCGGGGCCACCAAGTTGAGTCACGGCGTCGACAAAGCGCTCGTGGAGATCAGTGGTCCATCGAAGACGAGGTTTGGGGTCGGATGTAAGGACCAGACAGGGGTCGGCACCTACCCGTTGACCATAACATAAATCGCTCGACATTTGAATGTTGTCCTGATTCATCATAGCTTCACGGGATTGAATCAAACTCGGAAACATGGAGGAGAATTGCAAGGAAGACTTGTTGCCAAAAGATcttggaagaagaagaagaagaagaaggtgATGATAGAGAACAGAACTAAAATCGCATTTCAACGAATTGACGACTTCTCACTGTTTCAAGTGTGACAACTATACGGTAAAGGACGAAAGAGGGTTGGAGTGAAAAAGTGAAAGCGGGAACACTGTAAAAGGCAGAACCGTACCAGAATCTCCTCCTGAACACCTGGGAAAGTTGGACTCGTTTTTTTTATTCGTCTACGAAAATTTGTCTTTACCTCCTTCAATCTTGGAAACTTTATGTTGAATATTTAACCAAAACCTACACCAACCTGCTCCATAATGTATTTGAAGGATAACATAAGATTAAAGCTTAAATTTCATCCAAGTGCGTGTAGGCCATTACCACTTTTGAATTTACTAACAGGCCAACCATGAAAATATCGTCTTCCCAAGATTAATCAGACAAAGCCCCGATATCTGATTtaccaacaaaaaaaaaaaaacaacttagCATGGTCGAGTAGAGTACTTGCTTATAATTTTAAACACCCACAACGTTAATttgttcaaaattatttttaaaaataataataagcaTATCAAGAATAGGAAATGAGCCGTACATGGCCAACTAGTTCCAAATCAGGTTTCCACGGCCATATTAACCAGGTAGTTACATTATTCGTGCTATATTTACATATGATCAATTATGGATATATAAAAATTATCCATAAATTGACTCCANNNNNNNNNNNNNNNNNNNNNNNNNNNNNNNNNNNNNNNNNNNNNNNNNNNNNNNNNNNNNNNNNNNNNNNNNNNNNNNNNNNNNNNNNNNNNNNNNNNNNNNNNNNNNNNNNNNNNNNNNNNNNNNNNNNNNNNNNNNNNNNNNNNNNNNNNNNNNNNNNNNNNNNNNNNNNNNNNNNNNNNNNNNNNNNNNNNNNNNNNNNNNNNNNNNNNNNNNNNNNNNNNNNNNNNNNNNNNNNNNNNNNNNNNNNNNNNNNNNNNNNNNNNNNNNNNNNNNNNNNNNNNNNNNNNNNNNNNNNNNNNNNNNNNNNNNNNNNNNNNNNNNNNNNNNNNNNNNNNNNNNNNNNNNNNNNNNNNNNNNNNNNNNNNNNNNNNNNNNNNNNNNNNNNNNNNNNNNNNNNNNNNNNNNNNNNNNNNNNNNNNNNNNNNNNNNNNNNNNNNNNNNNNNNNNNNNNNNNNNNNNNNNNNNNNNNNNNNNNNNNNNNNNNNNNNNNNNNNNNNNNNNNNNNNNNNNNNNNNNNNNNNNNNNNNNNNNNNNNNNNNNNNNNNNNNNNNNNNNNNNNNNNNNNNNNNNNNNNNNNNNNNNNNNNNNNNNNNNNNNNNNNNNNNNNNNNNNNNNNNNNNNNNNNNNNNNNNNNNNNNNNNNNNNNNNNNNNNNNNNNNNNNNNNNNNNNNNNNNNNNNNNNNNNNNNNNNNNNNNNNNNNNNNNNNNNNNNNNNNNNNNNNNNNNNNNNNNNNNNNNNNNNNNNNNNNNNNNNNNNNNNNNNNNNNNNNNNNNNNNNNNNNNNNNNNNNNNNNNNNNNNNNNNNNNNNNNNNNNNNNNNNNNNNNNNNNNNNNNNNNNNNNNNNNNNNNNNNNNNNNNNNNNNNNNNNNNNNNNNNNNNNNNNNNNNNNNNNNNNNNNNNNNNNNNNNNNNNNNNNNNNNNNNNNNNNNNNNNNNNNNNNNNNNNNNNNNNNNNNNNNNNNNNNNNNNNNNNNNNNNNNNNNNNNNNNNNNNNNNNNNNNNNNNNNNNNNNNNNNNNNNNNNNNNNNNNNNNNNNNNNNNNNNNNNNNNNNNNNNNNNNNNNNNNNNNNNNNNNNNNNNNNNNNNNNNNNNNNNNNNNNNNNNNNNNNNNNNNNNNNNNNNNNNNNNNNNNNNNNNNNNNNNNNNNNNNNNNNNNNNNNNNNNNNNNNNNNNNNNNNNNNNNNNNNNNNNNNNNNNNNNNNNNNNNNNNNNNNNNNNNNNNNNNNNNNNNNNNNNNNNNNNNNNNNNNNNNNNNNNNNNNNNNNNNNNNNNNNNNNNNNNNNNNNNNNNNNNNNNNNNNNNNNNNNNNNNNNNNNNNNNNNNNNNNNNNNNNNNNNNNNNNNNNNNNNNNNNNNNNNNNNNNNNNNNNNNNNNNNNNNNNNNNNNNNNNNNNNNNNNNNNNNNNNNNNNNNNNNNNNNNNNNNNNNNNNNNNNNNNNNNNNNNNNNNNNNNNNNNNNNNNNNNNNNNNNNNNNNNNNNNNNNNNNNNNNNNNNNNNNNNNNNNNNNNNNNNNNNNNNNNNNNNNNNNNNNNNNNNNNNNNNNNNNNNNNNNNNNNNNNNNNNNNNNNNNNNNNNNNNNNNNNNNNNNNNNNNNNNNNNNNNNNNNNNNNNNNNNNNNNNNNNNNNNNNNNNNNNNNNNNNNNNNNNNNNNNNNNNNNNNNNNNNNNNNNNNNNNNNNNNNNNNNNNNNNNNNNNNNNNNNNNNNNNNNNNNNNNNNNNNNNNNNNNNNNNNNNNNNNNNNNNNNNNNNNNNNNNNNNNNNNNNNNNNNNNNNNNNNNNNNNNNNNNNNNNNNNNNNNNNNNNNNNNNNNNNNNNNNNNNNNNNNNNNNNNNNNNNNNNNNNNNNNNNNNNNNNNNNNNNNNNNNNNNNNNNNNNNNNNNNNNNNNNNNNNNNNNNNNNNNNNNNNNNNNNNNNNNNNNNNNNNNNNNNNNNNNNNNNNNNNNNNNNNNNNNNNNNNNNNNNNNNNNNNNNNNNNNNNNNNNNNNNNNNNNNNNNNNNNNNNNNNNNNNNNNNNNNNNNNNNNNNNNNNNNNNNNNNNNNNNNNNNNNNNNNNNNNNNNNNNNNNNNNNNNNNNNNNNNNNNNNNNNNNNNNNNNNNNNNNNNNNNNNNNNNNNNNNNNNNNNNNNNNNNNNNNNNNNNNNNNNNNNNNNNNNNNNNNNNNNNNNNNNNNNNNNNNNNNNNNNNNNNNNNNNNNNNNNNNNNNNNNNNNNNNNNNNNNNNNNNNNNNNNNNNNNNNNNNNNNNNNNNNNNNNNNNNNNNNNNNNNNNNNNNNNNNNNNNNNNNNNNNNNNNNNNNNNNNNNNNNNNNNNNNNNNNNNNNNNNNNNNNNNNNNNNNNNNNNNNNNNNNNNNNNNNNNNNNNNNNNNNNNNNNNNNNNNNNNNNNNNNNNNNNNNNNNNNNNNNNNNNNNNNNNNNNNNNNNNNNNNNNNNNNNNNNNNNNNNNNNNNNNNNNNNNNNNNNNNNNNNNNNNNNNNNNNNNNNNNNNNNNNNNNNNNNNNNNNNNNNNNNNNNNNNNNNNNNNNNNNNNNNNNNNNNNNNNNNNNNNNNNNNNNNNNNNNNNNNNNNNNNNNNNNNNNNNNNNNNNNNNNNNNNNNNNNNNNNNNNNNNNNNNNNNNNNNNNNNNNNNNNNNNNNNNNNNNNNNNNNNNNNNNNNNNNNNNNNNNNNNNNNNNNNNNNNNNNNNNNNNNNNNNNNNNNNNNNNNNNNNNNNNNNNNNNNNNNNNNNNNNNNNNNNNNNNNNNNNNNNNNNNNNNNNNNNNNNNNNNNNNNNNNNNNNNNNNNNNNNNNNNNNNNNNNNNNNNNNNNNNNNNNNNNNNNNNNNNNNNNNNNNNNNNNNNNNNNNNNNNNNNNNNNNNNNNNNNNNNNNNNNNNNNNNNNNNNNNNNNNNNNNNNNNNNNNNNNNNNNNNNNNNNNNNNNNNNNNNNNNNNNNNNNNNNNNNNNNNNNNNNNNNNNNNNNNNNNNNNNNNNNNNNNNNNNNNNNNNNNNNNNNNNNNNNNNNNNNNNNNNNNNNNNNNNNNNNNNNNNNNNNNNNNNNNNNNNNNNNNNNNNNNNNNNNNNNNNNNNNNNNNNNNNNNNNNNNNNNNNNNNNNNNNNNNNNNNNNNNNNNNNNNNNNNNNNNNNNNNNNNNNNNNNNNNNNNNNNNNNNNNNNNNNNNNNNNNNNNNNNNNNNNNNNNNNNNNNNNNNNNNNNNNNNNNNNNNNNNNNNNNNNNNNNNNNNNNNNNNNNNNNNNNNNNNNNNNNNNNNNNNNNNNNNNNNNNNNNNNNNNNNNNNNNNNNNNNNNNNNNNNNNNNNNNNNNNNNNNNNNNNNNNNNNNNNNNNNNNNNNNNNNNNNNNNNNNNNNNNNNNNNNNNNCAACGAACACCAAATCAACAGTAAAAACTACTCTCTTGGCACTTATCGAACAAAATTCAAGTTTTGAGCGATCAAAGTGTGGATGGAAATAATGTTGCCACTATGCGTAGCACATAAGGACAAAACCATTGTCATTACGCTAAATTTCGATACATATCAGTGTTGCCCTTAGCATAGATTGATATACGGATATAGacggattttttattttataccaAGAAGTGGAAAACTCTTGACCTCCTTCATTAAGTTGTTTTTGATATGATGGGGATGGTACGAAAATTGCCCAAGACCACATGCTTGCCACCTTAGAAACTGTGGGGCGATTTCTTTCCTGGAATGGGTGGGACGCCTGCTTGCCATCTAGGCGAACTGAGTGAGTGAGTCAAAAGTTAGGTTTTTTGGTTCATGTGAAACGAGAAGGAGAGTTAAGTATCCGGCTTCACAAATACAAGAAGCTTCCACCCAACCAATCCGCTAGCGAAAAGGCCTGAATATGAAAGCAGTTAGATGAGGAGTTAAATTACATAGATATACAAGAGCGAAGCATGCATTTCAATGCCACCAAAACAGGATCCGGGGCCATCATCCCTTCACGTAATCCGAGGAGTTTGCAAGATTAAATTAGTTGTAGACAAAAGGACTAGAGAATGATGTTAACAAATTAAAGCCAACAGGGAAGATAACTTCCAGAAAGCTTTGCCAGGCAACTATAGAGCTCAACAGCATTTTACACATGAGAGTGAAGGGTCAATCAAATGCTAACCACTAGATTAGCTCGTTGTTGCTGCCGGACAAACTACAAAGATCCCTTGACACCTTTTAGGGAAGTGCACGTTGTTGAGCCTAGTACATTCAAccaattcaataaaaaaaatgatcatACGAGCCATACACCACATAGTCATCAATCGTGTTTCCACAACTAAAATCTTCAATCTTCTTTTGCAGGCTCCATTAACTTTGTGAGTTAACAGAGTCGGAAAGACTTCGTGGCAAAAGCGACATGACAAATCACGTTGCACTCGAAAGAATCCATACACCTGAATGCTCCAACGAAGGTGGATTCAACTATAAACAAACGTGTTCATTTAAAAACCACTGCTGTCCTAGAAATAGAATGTAATGCGTAGAGAATTACcaaacattttatagcttgtcataaaaccgatgatgcttcaaacattgcggatttgttctttagagaagtcgttaggttgcatggcatgcctaggactattgtttctggtcgcgatgttaaattcttgagttacttttggaagactttatgggctaaacttggcacaaaattgttgttttctactacttgtcatcctcaaacggatggacaaactgaagttgtcaatagaactttgggaacacttttgcgtgctattcttaaaaagaacttggattgacatttctatggactttattttggggttgcctaggactaagaaggggagggattctatttttgttgttgtggatagattctctaagatggcacattttatagcttgtcataaaaccgatgatgcttcaaacattgcggatttgttctttagagaagtcgttaggttgcatggcatgcctaggactattgtttctggtcgcgatgttaaattcttgagttacttttgaagactttatgggctaaacttggcacaaaattgttgttttctacttgtcatcctcaaacggatggacaaactgaagttgtcaatagaactttgggaacacttttgcgtgctattcttaaaaagaacttggattgacatttctatggactttattttggggttgcctaggactaagaaggggagggattctatttttgttgttgtggatagattctctaagatggcacattttatagcttgtcataaaaccgatgatgcttcaaacattgcggatttgttctttagagaagtcgttaggttgcatggcatgcctaggactattgtttctggtcgcgatgttaaattcttgagttacttttggaagactttatgggctaaacttggcacaaattgttgttttctactacttgtcatcctcaaacggatggacaaactgaagttgtcaatagaactttgggaacacttttgcgtgctattcttaaaaagaacttggattgacatttctatggactttattttggggttgcctaggactaagaaggggagggattctatttttgttgttgtggatagattctctaagatggcacattttatagcttgtcataaaaccgatgatgcttcaaacattgcggatttgttctttagagaagtcgttaggttgcatggcatgcctaggactattgtttctggtcgcgatgttaaattcttgagttacttttggaagactttatgggctaaacttggcacaaaattgttgttttctactacttgtcatcctcaaacggatggacaaactgaagttgtcaatagaactttgggaacacttttgcgtgctattcttaaaaagaacttggattgacatttgtattggactttattttggggttgcctaggactaagaaggggagggattctatttttgttgttgtggatagattctctaagatgcacatttatagcttgtcataaaaccgatgatgcttcaaacattgcggatttgttctttagagaagtccgctaggttgcatggcatgcctagactattgtttctggtcgcgatgttataattcttaagttacttttggaagactttatggctaaacttggcacaaaattgtttgttttctactacttttcatctcaaacggatggacaaactgaagttgtcaatagaactttgggaacaattttgcgtgctattcttaaaaagaactttgattgacatttctaatgtactttattttgggggttgcctaggactaagaaggaggaGGGATtcctattttgttgttgtggatagattctctaagatggcacattttatatgcttgtcaataaaaccgatgatgcttcaaacatggcggatttgttctttagagaagtcgttaggttgcatggcatgcctatgaatattgtttctgcatccgatgttaaattatttagttacttttggaatactttatgggctaaacttggcacaaaatgttttttctactacttgtcatcctcaaacggatggacaaactgaagtcgtcaatagaactttggtaacactttgtgtgctattcttaaaaagaacttggcttgacatttctatggactttattttggggttgcctaggactaagaaggggagggattctattttgttgttgtggatagatttctaagatggcacattttatagcttgtcataaaacacatgatgcttcaaacattgcggatttgttctatagacaagtcgttaggttgcatggcatgcctaggactattgtttctggtcgcgatgttaaattcttgagttacttttggtatactttatgggctgaaacttggcacaaaattgttgttttctactacttgtcatcctcaaacggttggacaaactgaaatcgtcaatagaactttgggacacttttgtgtgctattcttaaaaagaacttggattgacatttctatggactttattttggggttgcctagactaagaaggggagggattctattttgttgttgtggatagattctctaagatggcacattttatagcttgtcataaaaccgatgatgcttcaaacattgcggatttgttctttagagaagtcgttaggttgcatggtatgccaggactattgtttctggtcgcgatgttaaattcttgagttac from Primulina eburnea isolate SZY01 chromosome 6, ASM2296580v1, whole genome shotgun sequence encodes:
- the LOC140833803 gene encoding protein PHR1-LIKE 2-like, coding for MFPSLIQSREAMMNQDNIQMSSDLCYGQRVGADPCLVLTSDPKPRLRWTTDLHERFVDAVTQLGGPGKATPKAIMRTMGVKGLTLFHLKSHLQKYRLGKQSGKEFGEASKDGLYDLDSPRATDSPQNMQASDMNEGYEVKEALRAQMEVQSKLHLQVEAEKHLQIRQDAEKRYMAMLERACKMLADQILGSAATNDYGNGCHGNGANPAPLNPLHEPYPLQSSDAFQAHMSPKFHPQHADCSTESCLTSHGSPVGMRIERSSSGGKRGLPNKDTTDASFIWGDSDAYTPDLHIVQHVDSRGITGCGA